The stretch of DNA GTATTGATTGAAAAAGTCGCGCTTTATGTTTGCCTATCTTGTGTTCTTGATTGAGACAATAATCACGCAGTTTGCAAAGATCGACAAATGCATTTTCTGCATTAGGTATGAGTTGAGTTAAATTAGATTCTTCCATAAGATTTTTTGGTCACATTTTGCCACAGTAGAGAAAAGTCTAATGCTTCTAAAATTTCTCTAGCAGTTGTAAAGCGATCGCGTTTTGACATTGGCGAACGGGTTTGGAATTTTAGATTTTTATAACAATTCTAATGTGGTGGATGTTTATATTGGTTATCTGAGAAGAAAGATTGATCGCGATTATTCTCAGCAGTTAATTCATACTATTCGAGGTGTGGTTATTGTTTAAGAGTTGAATCAATTGATTTTTCTTAGTTAACAGTTCGGGCGACAATTTGGCGAGTATATAATCTCCCTTTAGCGATCGCTGCTAATGAAATTGCTGAAGCAATTTGGCTTAACAATAACAAGCAATCAGAGCAAATTGTGTTACAATTCGCTCAATCTTTGCAACCTGTTTCTCAAGCTTTAGATCGTCTTTTCTTGTTAATTATATTTGGATTTCCAATTGTTTTATTATTAGCTGGTTTAGGTGGATTATTTTTAGCAGACCGAGCTTTACGTCCAATTAATAGCATTATTCAAACTGCCGAAGCAATTAGCCCTGATGATTTGAGTCGCAGAATTGATTATCAAGGGGTCAAAGACGAAGTGGGGCGTTTGGCAATGACTTTAGATAAAATGTTTGATCGAATTGAGTTAGCCTTTGAACACGAACGACGTTTTATTGCTGATGCTCTTAGTCGTCGACGTACACCTGCTGAATATGAAACCACTTTATTAGATTTGGAAAAAGAAACAGATCGTTTAATTCATTTAACTAATGTATTATTATTTTTAGCCCGTTTAGAGCAAGAAGAATTAGAAGGAAAAGGTACTTTATTTTGAAGTAGATTTAAGCAATTTATTAGAAGTATTAATTGAACAAATTCAGCCTTGAGCAGAAAAATCTCAGATCGATATTGTTGCTAAAATTAGTTCAGAATTGTCGCTCGTGGGAAATTGTGATTTATTTATCAGTTTATTTTTAAATCTTTTAGACAATGCGGTTAAATATACGCCTTCTTAAGGACAAGTAAAATTGAAAGCTGATCAAAATCAAACTCAAATTTTGGTAACAATTAGTAATACAGGAACAGGAATTGCTGACAAACATCTACCCTTTCTGTTTGAAAGATTTTATCGCATCGAAGGCGATCGCGGTATTTTAGATAACGATTTAGATCGAGCTTCTAGTTATACCTATATTTTGACTGTTTGTACCAATGAAAAACAATTAAATTTTTTGATTGAAGAAATTACACCTCTCCTCAAAAAAGTTGGTGGAATTTGTTTAGTGAAGCGGCGTACAAGCCGAGGGTTTATGAACCCCGTCCCAAATTGAATTCGGGGGACAGCCTCTCACTGATGCAGCTTAGGTAAATCATTAAACAGTTCAAGTTATTCTTTCCGACAACTAAGATTGAGGATTATGATGTCAACAAAAGCCGTTGATTTACCAACTAGGGAGTTGTCTATGCCTCTTAGTCGCATTATTCAGGGATTGGGTGAATTTCAGACGAACTATTTTAATACTCATCAAGAATTATTTCAGCAACTTTCTCAAGGCCAAACTCCTGACATTCTGCTAATTACTTGTTCTGATTCCAGAATAGATCCTAATTTATTAACTCAAACTCAACCTGGAGAATTATTTATTATTCGCAATATCGGCAATATTGTTCCTCCTCATGGCATTCTTAATAGTAGCGAGGGTGCAGGAATTGAATATGCAGTAGCAGCTTTAGATATTAAACACGTTGTAGTCTGTGGACATTCTCATTGTGGCAGTATGAAAGCCTTGTTACAACTTAATAAACTAAATGAAGAAATGCCTTTAGTTTACGATTGGTTAAAACATCATGGCGAACCTGTGCGTCGTTTATTAAAAGAAAATTATGGTAATTGTAGTGAAGAACAATTATTGAAGATTGCTATTGAAGAAAATGTTTTAACTCAGATCGAAAATTTAGAAACTTATCCTGTCATTCGTTCCAAAATGCACAGCGGTCAAATTTCTCTTCACGCTTGGGTTTATACCATAGAAACTGGCAAAATTTATGCTTATGATGCTAATAAAGGCGAATTTGCTTTGCTTAGTTCTGGACCGTTTCCTGTTCCTAATCCTTTATCAATTATTCATCACCAACAAGCTTAAAGTGTTGATGTTTATCTTTTAAAATTTGCTCTCTCTTGGAAAAGAATTATCTGATTTGATTTAATAATTAAGCTATTCTTTTCCTGTTACTTTTTTTGATTGACAATCAAGACAATTCCCAACTCAATAATGAAAAAATCTTTATCTAAGAAAAATAAAGAAATTTTTCTCCAAAAAATATCTAGTTATTCCCAATCAAGCTATCGCTGGTTGATAGCCACTCCTGAAAGAGCATTAAATAAAGCTTATCAAGCAGCCTTACAAATTCAATTTTTAGAAGCAGATTATTTAGCAGCACAACAACAAATCCAGGCTACTAATAATTATAAATCGACCATTATAGAATGTTTACAATCAGACCTGGAGCAATATTTAGCAATTATTAAAATTAATTTAGCTGAATTTAAAGTTAGTCGTTTTTTACTTAATTCTCAAAACTCTAACTCTTGGGAAAAGTTAGTTGTCATTGATGAAGTTCTGAAAAAATATCGTACAGATATCGTTGAAGCATCCGTAGTAGAACCAATTAATACTCTTGAAAAATCTAATTCACCAACTAATTATGCTTCTGTACAAGATGAGTTTATAAATGTTCAATCAACAACAGAAAAAACTGAAGTATTACCACGATCGCGAAGTGCCTCGCCAAGGGAGAGATCTCTATCAAGAAGTTTTCAAAGAATTAAAACAGATTTTAATAACAATAGTGAAGCAGAAATTTTACAAAATTTTCGTCGTTCTCGTTGGATAACTCAAACTGCAATTCGATGTATACTTCTGTTAATTATTATTCCATTATTAACTCAACAATTATCTAAAGAATTTTTGTTATTACCTTTAGTTGAAGAATTTCGCGCTAGCCACAACGCAGAAATATTTATTAATAATGATATGAAACAAGAAGCTTTCAGAGAATTACAAATCTTTGAAGAAGGATTAAAATTTCAAAGTCTTCTAGGACAAATTTCTAATATTTCACCTGAAGCTACAGAATTAAAGCTCAAAGAAAAAGCTAATGAATTAGCCGAAGAATTTAGTTATAAAAGTAATGTTGCTATCAGTAATGTATTTGCTGATTTATTGGGATTAATTGCCTTTGCAGGAGTTGTACTAACCAATCAACAAGGAATTATTGCGGTCAAAAGTTTTCTTGACAGCATGATTTACAACTTAAGCGACAGTGCTAAAGCATTTATTATTATTATGTTGACCGATATCTTTGTCGGTTTTCACTCGCCTCATGGTTGGGAAATAATTATGGAAGGTGTTGCTAATCATTTAGGAATTCAGCCTAATCGCAGTGCTATCTTTTTATTTATTGCTACTTTTCCTGTTATTCTCGATACTATTTTTAAATATTGGATTTTTAGATATCTTAACCGTATTTCACCTTCAGCCGTTGCTACTTTGAAAAATATGAATGAATGAACTACTTATCTGAGATCAAAGATTTGTACTTTATTGTTAATTAAAATAGCCTTACATAAAAGGGTTAAAACTGAAAAATTTTGAAAGGGTAAACGGCATTCGCCCCTAGTATCTAGAATGATGTCCTAATCTTTCGTTCTAATGCTATAGGATCAAATACTCTTTTTTGATAAGATTACGTTTAATTAAGTTTTGTAAAGGAAAATTAGATTAATGTATTTATTGCTCGAAGCTGCGATCGCAGGTGGTAAATTTCCTACTTATTTTGTTGCTGTTTATGTAGTTGGTTTTATTGCTGCTGTAAGTATTGGTTCTATTGCTTGGTAAAATTCCAAACGTCCTACTGGTTGGGAAGATGCGGAAAAACCTAATATTGTGCCAAACATTGATTTAGATAATGATAAATTAAGTAAATTTTAGTTAGCATAATTAAATTAAAGTCTTGCCCCGAGCGATCGCGAAAGAAGTGAAAAGATAACTGTCGTCAATAACAAATCAATTAGCCATGTACCTAACCGAAAAACAGTATAGCCGTTCTCAAATAAGTAAGGTACGCCATTATCAGTTATCAGTTATCAGTGAGCAGGAAGTAGAGACATAAAATGTTATGTCTGTACAAAAGCGCGAAGCGTCCTGAGTAAGACGAAGGATCAAAAGTAGTAATCAACCATTAACATAAGCGAAGCGCACTACCGTAAATCTCAACTATTAAAGCTCAACCAGGGAAATGAACTGTATCTCATTAATCTGAGAACCCCGCTATTGTTTCTGGTTATTTCTTGGCAATAGCAACAATTACAATCAACTATTTATTCGCATTCCAAACTATTTCAAGATTTTA from Stanieria cyanosphaera PCC 7437 encodes:
- a CDS encoding winged helix-turn-helix domain-containing protein; translation: MANGFGILDFYNNSNVVDVYIGYLRRKIDRDYSQQLIHTIRGVVIV
- a CDS encoding HAMP domain-containing protein, producing MLQFAQSLQPVSQALDRLFLLIIFGFPIVLLLAGLGGLFLADRALRPINSIIQTAEAISPDDLSRRIDYQGVKDEVGRLAMTLDKMFDRIELAFEHERRFIADALSRRRTPAEYETTLLDLEKETDRLIHLTNVLLFLARLEQEELEGKGTLF
- a CDS encoding ATP-binding protein translates to MKADQNQTQILVTISNTGTGIADKHLPFLFERFYRIEGDRGILDNDLDRASSYTYILTVCTNEKQLNFLIEEITPLLKKVGGICLVKRRTSRGFMNPVPN
- a CDS encoding carbonic anhydrase, which codes for MSTKAVDLPTRELSMPLSRIIQGLGEFQTNYFNTHQELFQQLSQGQTPDILLITCSDSRIDPNLLTQTQPGELFIIRNIGNIVPPHGILNSSEGAGIEYAVAALDIKHVVVCGHSHCGSMKALLQLNKLNEEMPLVYDWLKHHGEPVRRLLKENYGNCSEEQLLKIAIEENVLTQIENLETYPVIRSKMHSGQISLHAWVYTIETGKIYAYDANKGEFALLSSGPFPVPNPLSIIHHQQA
- a CDS encoding envelope membrane protein (involved in light-induced Na+-dependent proton extrusion) encodes the protein MKKSLSKKNKEIFLQKISSYSQSSYRWLIATPERALNKAYQAALQIQFLEADYLAAQQQIQATNNYKSTIIECLQSDLEQYLAIIKINLAEFKVSRFLLNSQNSNSWEKLVVIDEVLKKYRTDIVEASVVEPINTLEKSNSPTNYASVQDEFINVQSTTEKTEVLPRSRSASPRERSLSRSFQRIKTDFNNNSEAEILQNFRRSRWITQTAIRCILLLIIIPLLTQQLSKEFLLLPLVEEFRASHNAEIFINNDMKQEAFRELQIFEEGLKFQSLLGQISNISPEATELKLKEKANELAEEFSYKSNVAISNVFADLLGLIAFAGVVLTNQQGIIAVKSFLDSMIYNLSDSAKAFIIIMLTDIFVGFHSPHGWEIIMEGVANHLGIQPNRSAIFLFIATFPVILDTIFKYWIFRYLNRISPSAVATLKNMNE